One Chanodichthys erythropterus isolate Z2021 chromosome 10, ASM2448905v1, whole genome shotgun sequence DNA segment encodes these proteins:
- the mfap2 gene encoding microfibrillar-associated protein 2 isoform X1: MREREGEREGRRREINDTMKLCYLLLLSVPGLVLAQDQNYDDYLDIFGTGNSYDPYFYPAVSQQVLQAQTAGPGQTAVDFQTEPTEPGPLDCREEQYPCTRLYSVHQPCKQCLNSICFYSLRRVYVINKEICVRTVCAHEELLRADLCRDQFSRCGVVALSGQCGAMGGSCAKSCGSC, encoded by the exons ACACTATGAAACTCTGTTACCTGCTTCTGCTGTCAGTGCcag GTCTGGTTCTGGCTCAGGATCAGAACTACGATGATTATTTAGACATCTTTG GTACTGGCAACAGTTATGATCCATACTTCT ATCCAGCCGTTTCTCAGCAGGTTTTACAAGCTCAGACGGCAGGACCAGGACAGACCG CGGTGGATTTCCAGACGGAGCCGACTGAACCTGGACCGCTGG ACTGTCGTGAGGAACAGTATCCCTGCACTCGTCTCTATTCTGTCCATCAGCCGTGTAAACAGTGTCTCAACAGCATCTGCTTCTACAG TCTGCGGAGGGTTTACGTGATAAATAAGGAGATCTGCGTGAGGACGGTGTGTGCCCATGAGGAGCTGCTGAgag CGGATCTGTGTCGCGATCAGTTCTCACGCTGCGGTGTAGTTGCACTCAGTGGCCAGTGTGGGGCGATGGGCGGCAGCTGCGCCAAGAGCTGCGGATCctgttaa
- the mfap2 gene encoding microfibrillar-associated protein 2 isoform X2 — translation MKLCYLLLLSVPGLVLAQDQNYDDYLDIFGTGNSYDPYFYPAVSQQVLQAQTAGPGQTAVDFQTEPTEPGPLDCREEQYPCTRLYSVHQPCKQCLNSICFYSLRRVYVINKEICVRTVCAHEELLRADLCRDQFSRCGVVALSGQCGAMGGSCAKSCGSC, via the exons ATGAAACTCTGTTACCTGCTTCTGCTGTCAGTGCcag GTCTGGTTCTGGCTCAGGATCAGAACTACGATGATTATTTAGACATCTTTG GTACTGGCAACAGTTATGATCCATACTTCT ATCCAGCCGTTTCTCAGCAGGTTTTACAAGCTCAGACGGCAGGACCAGGACAGACCG CGGTGGATTTCCAGACGGAGCCGACTGAACCTGGACCGCTGG ACTGTCGTGAGGAACAGTATCCCTGCACTCGTCTCTATTCTGTCCATCAGCCGTGTAAACAGTGTCTCAACAGCATCTGCTTCTACAG TCTGCGGAGGGTTTACGTGATAAATAAGGAGATCTGCGTGAGGACGGTGTGTGCCCATGAGGAGCTGCTGAgag CGGATCTGTGTCGCGATCAGTTCTCACGCTGCGGTGTAGTTGCACTCAGTGGCCAGTGTGGGGCGATGGGCGGCAGCTGCGCCAAGAGCTGCGGATCctgttaa